ATGACTTCACCGCAGCAGTCCCAACGGCTGCAGACCATCACATAGAGTGTGAACAGACACGAATGGGTCCACGGCTCCTCGGCGAGGATTTCGAGACGCTCGTCTATCCCGTTGACGACGGCGCGTACTATCAGACAACGTTCGCATACTGGCGAGAAGTACTCACAGCTCGCGCTACCCAGGTCGGGATGGACCCGACGACATCGTCGCCCTCGACTGCAACTCGGGATGGCGTCGGGACGGGCATCACAGCTGCTGGGGAGAGGGCGTCGACTACTACTGATCCACTGCTCGATGCATGGACGGCAACTGGCACTGGAGGCCGATAAGATGGGCCGGACGAACCCAACCTATCGGGATGCGTTGCGAGCGATCGAGGAGCGGTGGGCGGACTTTCGACGAGCACTCCGGCGTCGTGACCAACCCCACTTTGACCAGTTGTTCGAGTACGCCCGCGAGCATGCGGATGCGAGCGGCCTGTTAAACCATCAGAACCCACTCCTGCCCGCGCTACTCAGCATTGATCTCGAACAGGAAGAACGCCTCGACGACCACGAAGCGCGCCTCGATGAACTGGAAGCCGCGCTCGAAACAGCGGACGATCAGCGGGAGTTAGTCGATGCTGACCGCATGGAGACCGACCAATGAGTTCCCTCTCGACCGTCGCGTTCGACATCGAGACGACCGGCTTCACGGTCGGTGACCGGCTGACAGTCGTGGGATTCGATGCTGAGATCGGCTCGCACGTGTTCCTCAACACCGACGGGAAAGCACCCTCCGAAGGGCTCGAAGAGAAAATTAACAACCCGGTGACGACGCCCGTGGTGCTCTCGATACACGATAGCGAGGACGCTCTCCTACACGCCGTCACTGAGTTCATTGAGTCGACGCTCGCTGACCGAGATATCAAGCTCGTCGCGTACAACGGCGAGACGTGGAACGGTGGGTTCGATCTGCCGTTTCTCCGTACACGGCTCAACCACCACGACCTCGGGTGGCCGTTTGAGGACATCCCGTATATCGAGGCGATGGACGTGTTCCAGTCCCGCTTCAATACCACCGAGAACTCGCTTGTTGCAGTCTACGAGGAACTGATCGGCGGGGACGTAGGAGACGTCGATCCGTTCAAGGACAGCGCGTCTGCCGTAGATGCGTGGGAGCGCGGTGAGTTTGAAGCCGTCGTGTTGCACAACGTTGCCGACATTCGTCGGACACGGGCACTGATGGATCTGGCAGAGCGCTATTGCTCAAAATCGGATTTCTCCATGAAGTCGCTCGATCCAGTGGCCAACGACCAACGGTGAACGGACGAAAGAAATCGCGTCATCAATATTTCACCATCGCCACAAAACAATACCCCGCTCACTCACCCAAGCCTAGGACGACTCTGAAAGAAGCGTCTCCAATTCGGACAGGCTAAAGAGCGACCAGTTGTCGTCAAGTGCTTCGGCTACGCCGTCGGCGAACCCAGCCTTCGAGAACAGGGCAAATTCCTGGTCGCGCTGGTCTGGCCCCCAGCGAACTCTGTCAGCTTTGTCGCGCAACTTCGCAGCGACCGAGTAGCCGATGGGATCAGTTGTCCACTTACATTCTGCGAGCAGTATCCGGTCATCGTTTGGCGCAAGGCCGACGATATCGATCTCGTCTTCGCCGTACCACCATCGACCGACTTCGGAGTACGGCCCGAGTTCGTCGCTTCGAATTGCTTCCCAGACCGCTTCTTGACAGACATCCTCGAACGTCGTTGCGACATGGTCGGGAAGTGCCGGTTCGATTGTCCCCTCATACACGACTGATGGAGCTTCCTCGATACTCGACCGGTTGGGTTCGACAAAACGGAACCAGAATCGCAGGAACTCATCTGCAACCTGATATCGGGAGCGTTTGGATTGTTTTGCCGACGCAGTTACTGGGACTTCCCGATCGATGAGACGCAGTCGTCGAAGGGTCTGCAAGTACTTCGACAATGGGCCAGAACCGATGCCAGTCGCGCCAGCGATTTCGTTCGGGGTTGTGTGCCCGGTCGCGACTGCCTCAAGGATACTCATATATCGAGCCGGGGTTCGTAGCTCGGTGCGTAGTAGAAACTCGGGCTCGTTGTAGAG
Above is a genomic segment from Natranaeroarchaeum aerophilus containing:
- a CDS encoding ATP-binding protein → MTFHDRHEELDALETAFESPGHEFFVVYGRRRVGKTELLKEFCSDQPHIYFLASQEAEHRQREKFVEQIATYCNDRIPRVDGWDEAFEYLGEKLALEQLVVVIDEFPYLVEENDSLLSYVQSFVDQQLQNTESMVVLCGSSISTMESEILGHESPLYGRRTGQIDLKPFSFREACELLTYDLDDAIRSYAITGGTPMYIQLFDYARSLAENIQTEILSPTAVLYNEPEFLLRTELRTPARYMSILEAVATGHTTPNEIAGATGIGSGPLSKYLQTLRRLRLIDREVPVTASAKQSKRSRYQVADEFLRFWFRFVEPNRSSIEEAPSVVYEGTIEPALPDHVATTFEDVCQEAVWEAIRSDELGPYSEVGRWWYGEDEIDIVGLAPNDDRILLAECKWTTDPIGYSVAAKLRDKADRVRWGPDQRDQEFALFSKAGFADGVAEALDDNWSLFSLSELETLLSESS